GGAAGGGGCGACAGTGGGTGACACCTGGGACAAGCTCAAGGGGACGTGGCCAACGCCCAGCAGGGTGCCCGGAGACTCCCAGTAGCGGACCTCCCTGCCTTCCTACTCGAGCCTCCAGGAGCTGGAACCGGCCCTGCTctagctgggggggagggggctccaGCTGGGGCGCACGCCTGACCCCCCGCCCTCGGCCCGCTTCTGTCAGAGCTCGGTCCAGAAGAGATTCCTGTCGGCAGGGGTGCCCCCGCTCCTCCGGGAACGCGCTAGCAAGGAGGCGCCTGCCAGAGTCCAGAGCCCAGAGGATGGTGCCTGGACAGACAGCCTGCGCCCCCCCAAATCCCGAGCGTGTGCTCCGTCCGGGAGCGGCGAGGAGATGCGGCAGGAGCACACAGCAGCCCTGCCTATGGGCCGCGCTCCCCATCCCGCCCCAGGCCGCCTGCAGGAGAGGGACCCACACGCTCAGCCCGCAGCTCCGAAGCTGCTGCAGGAGTAACGGGCGTGTCGGAGGGGGTCGGGTCTACGTGGGGGGCCCGGGCAGGTGGGGGCCCGGCGGCCCCACGAAGGGCTGCGGAGCGCCCGCGGCCGGGACAGAGCCCAGGCCCCTGTCCCCCGTACCCGCTCACGGCTCTGTCCTCGACCCAGCGGAGAGGCAGCAGGCGCAGGGAGCCCTCCGCAGGCGGCCCCCCAGCCCCCTCGCCCTCTCGGGGAGGCGCTGGCATCTCAGACAGCAGCAGCTCCGGGGGCAGATTCCGGAGCAGCACCTGGGGAGAAGATGGCAGGCGTGCGGCCGGCCACGGCCTCCTGTCGCTTCCTGGCGAAGTCGGAGATCTTCCAGACGAACACGCCGTCGAAGGTGGTCGCCTCCATCTCATGGACCTTCTGCTCCAGCTCGGCCATCGCCAGGTCCTTCAGACCGATGCTCCTCTCCAGCTGCTGCACCTGGGGGGCACGGGAGCCCTGTGAGGGCGTGTGGCTCCTCGGGCGCCAGCGGGCAGGGCCGTGGGCCTCCATCCCACGCGCCCCTGAGGCCACCTTCGCGGGGAGGTGCCTATGAAAGTgccccccagccaccctccaCCAGCTTCGGGCAGCACGGTGTCCCCCGAGGCTTCACTGGGCTCAGCTTGTCTCGAGTGCGCTCCGTCCCCACAAGACGCCCAACCCCACCTATGCCCAAGGTCAAGAGCTCAGTGCAGGAAACACGCTCGCAGTGCCCAGAGCAACCGCGAGGCCTGTTCCCTGCGGCCACAGGCCAGAGAGACAAGGGCGCCTCGGAGCGACCGCGAGGATGCCCACATCAGGCCCGTCAAGTGAGCAGGGCTCACAAACAGAGGAGGCAAAAGCAGAAAGAACGCTGCGCTAGAAAGCAAGGTGCCGTCCTTGAAATCCCAGCTCAGGCGCCATGATGCCCCGGGACCCGCCCAGACTAGCCCTGAGCGCCCCGGGCCCACACCTTGTTACTCAGGGCCTCGATCCTGTCCTGGTCCAGCTGGTGCTGCCGGCCGCAGGCCTCGGCGGTCATGGCTACCCTCTCCACCTCCCGGTTCAGGACGCAGACGATGTTCTCGAAGGTGGCCGTCTTCCTCTCCAGGGCCTCGCACCGCTGCTGCAGCTCCGCAGCCTTGGGGAGCCCTGCCTCGGGGTACAGCGTGCTGGcttcccagccccccacctcGCTCTGGCTCAGGAAGTGGCCCCCTGCCCCAGAGAGGGGCTTGGCCTCCAGGAGGCCGCCCAGCAGCATGGCCAAGTGCTCGCGGAGCCAGTGGGCCTCGTGTTGCTGCTGCTTCTCGCTCTCCACCTGCAGACGGAAGCGGGGGGCTCAGCCCTGACCCAGAGCCCTGCGGACGGGCTGCAAGGGGAGGCAGGGCGGGGACACCTCCCCATCGCTCACTTGCCAGCATGTCACCTGTCGCTACCTGGAGTCGTCACCTTCCAAAACACAGACCGTCCTAGCAACTTCCCTGCTCGTATTTGACGGAACAGGGAGGAACACACACGTGTAGGAAGTTGCCCAAGCGGAGAGACCCATGAAGCTAACCTTTCCCAAACTCTTCAATATTCTTTATCGCATGCTTCTGACTTTCTCCTAAACTTCACAacgaataaaaaatttttttcaggggcgcctgggtggctcattgggttaaagcctctgccttcggctcaggtcatggtctcagggtcctgggatcgagccccatgtggggctctctgctctacagggagcctgcttctccctctctctgcctgcctctctgcctgcttgtgatctctctctttctgtcaaataaatagatgaaatcttttaaaaaatttaaaaattaaaaaaaatttttttgaaattttatttatttgagagggagagaaaaaaagagagagaaggaggacgagaaagcacagagggagaaggagactccctgctgagcagagagcccgacacggggctcaatcccaggaccctgggaccatgacctgagctgaaggcagaggcttcaccaactaggtcacccagacgcccccaacTTTTAAACTGTTACACACTCTCAGGACCGTCTGGGGGCTCCGTTGGTTAAGGTCTGACTcctagtttcggctcaggtccgatctcagggttgtgagatcaagtcctgagtcaggctctgtcttcaactcagagtctgcttgagggtctCTCTCCCGTGGCCCCACCCCACTGGCACAGGCCTGCACATGGCTCTCTCGCAAGTCAatctttcacaaaataaaaatagggcgCCGGGGGGCTCCGTCGTTAaggtctgcctgtggctcaggtcacgatcccagggtcctgggatcgagccctgcatcggctccctgctcagcggggagtctgcttctccctctcccactccccctgcttgtgttcctgctctcgctgtctctttgtctgtcaaataaacaaaatattttaaaaataataaaataataaaaataagaacgtTACACACTCTCAAAAGATCAAAAGTAGAAAGCAACAAACAAACTCCACGAGACACGGTGCCCAGAGAGCACGTCCCGAGAGGCGCTGGGACAGGCGGTCCCCTGCCGGtccaggggtgggtgtgggggcagCACGTGCGTAACCCGGGGCTGGGGGCTTGAGGTCAGGGTCGGAGCAACGAGCCCAACGCCACCTTCACCCTCGGGGTACGTCTGGCTCCACTGGCTAGACAGCCTGCGGCTGCCGCACTCTGAGCCCACAAGCCGCCAGCAGCGCCCACGGCGGGGGACCGCCACCTGCACCGCACCACCAAACGCAGAGAACGGTGGGAGGGGCCATCCCTGTGGGCCACACCTGAGACCAGGTGTCCGGGCTCCGGATGACAGCAGCCCTCCGACTACCGCCACGGAAGGACTGCCAGGGCGTCTGTGGGCAGTAGCGTGCCAGCCGTACCCCAGGCCCTCAGAGAGCCAGGGGGCtgcacctcccacccctggggaCACAGCAGTCGGGGAAAGAAGGGTAGATGCCACGCAGAAGCCTGAACGAGCTGCACAGAAGCCGACAGGTCAAGGTCCTGGGGTGGGAACAGGTGAGTGTGCGCAAGGTGAGCCAGGCCAGTGACCCACCAGGGCCACATAGGCCACCGAGacaggggaggcaggtggggtcCCGGACCTGTCTGCAGGGAGCACGGACCTCCCGGGTGGACCGGACACGGCACAGGAGACAAGGGGAAGGCCCACAGTGACTGCTGGGCTTTGGCTGGCACCACTGGGCGACACAAACTCattttgggcggggggggggactgGGCTGGGGCGGGGGTTCCCAGGGTGCAGCTGAGGCCTGAGATGCCCACGAGGTCAGGGAGGTACAAGGCCCGGGGCATGTTCAGCAGAGGGAGGTGGTCGGAGGTGGGGCCCTGAGTGAGCACGAGGAAGACAAGGGGACGGAGCAGAGCCCGAGCCAAGGCCGGGACAGCTGAGGGCCGAGGAGGcagcagggaagtgggagggagacCAGGAGGCCGGCCCGGAGGCCGAGCAAGGACCGCATTCGGGAAGAGGACGCACGGCACGCTTCTGCGCGGTTCCCTTTCGGGAGACAGGGAGCGGCCACAAGGCCCAGCCCCAGCGGACCCATGGCCAGTGGGACTCACCAACTCGGGGCAGCCGACGACATGGAACCTGCACGGGACCCGGCACTTGCCGCACGCCCGGACGTGGTCCTGGAACTAGAAGGAAGGACACTAAGTGcctttcccctccctgcctggcctctcCAGTCTCACACTGAACAAAATCTGCCAACCCAGTCGGAGAGCCAAATGTGCATACGTGCACACACGcaaaacacgcacacacacgcacgcaaaacatgcacacgcacgcacacacacgcacgcacgcagcTTGCGGGCGTCAACAGAGGGAGGTGTGCGGAGGGGTGCGCAGGCTGAGGACCTGCACTGGGGGCCAGTGTCTCCGAACACCCGCAGTGGCCCGGTCCTGTGCTCGGGCCTCAGCGCCGTGTGCTGTCCGAGGCCCCGGGGCCTTGGGAGAAGTCTGACCCCCCGGGAGTCAGACTCCCAGCACTGAGCCCGCGTGGCGCTGGCGCACGACCACACTGCCCGGCAGAGCGGATGGGAGAACCCAGAGAGCGAGCGACTGCACGCGTGCGGGCCACGGAGCCAGCAGCCCCTCCTCTGGCCGAGACGGGGGTGGATGCTGCTCTCCGAGGTGGGCAAGGCCAAGGGGCAGCCACGGGACCCCTTAAGAACGGTCCGTCTGCCTCCATCCTCCAGGGGCCTAGAATGACAATCAGGGCTACGAATGCCAAGTGGAAACAGACAAAACACCGAACTAAGTAAAAGGACAAGGCACTGTGACCCAAGCTACCTGACAGAGTTCTAGAAACAGACAAAAGCAGGACTAGGATTCCCTCCCCACTGCAGGAAACAGGCAGGCGTCCCCAGGGGTCCCCGGTCCCCAGCAGGAGAAATGCAGGTGGGCCATAACCAAAAGGCCCAAGAACCTGTGACTTGAGAACCGCAAACGGAGACTCCCGGGAAGGTCTTTCTCAGCTGTCACAGGGCGAGCCCCGAGGGCGTCACCCCACCCGCTGCTGGGGCCCGGACCTGGCTCTGACCTGTCAGCACGCTTGCCCTGGTTCTCCCTCGGGACCCACACAACCGTTTTACCCACCTACGCGACCATTTGGTCCCGAAGGACAGTCTCAGAGACTGGTAAGCAGAGAGACGAAAGGAGGCGCACCCCCGAGAGCCTGCCTCCTGGACTGCAGCCGCGGGGCCCGACTGCGTGTCCCGCGAGCGCCAGGGAGCCGGAGACCGGCCGCCAGCACACGGTCACTGCTGGCGTGCACGGCGCCGGGGCTGCGTCCGGGGCACCAGCACCAGTGCGCCCCCAGGCTGAGATCAGGTACCAAGACGCCCTGCAGCAGGATGGGCCGCTGACACGGAACCGGACAGAAATCGTGACCGCGACAGCCAGTCCGAGCCCACGACGCGGTCTCTCTTAAAACCGAGCAGCGAGCAGCGCTGGCGTGGCTCAGTGGCTCtgggtttccactcaggtcatgaccttggggtcctgagcTCAGGCCCCACGTGGTGCTCCCTGatcagcgtggagtctgcctgtccccctgcctctgccccttagTCACTCCGCCGGGCGCTCTCTCTCAAGCCAACgagatgaaaaacaaacaagagcGAAGCCCCGCCCCGCCGCTGAAGTGTTCTAGAGGAAAGCGGCACCGGAGGAGGCGCCGGGCCAGGGTCTCGGCATGTGTCATTTCTCTCAGGCTGGGTCCCTTCCACCTCCGTGTGACAACACAGTGGCCCACAGGTGACCCACCGCTCTCACCACAAGCCGACACTTCCCCCTCGGGGCCGGGTCAGAGCCCCCCACCATGGGCACGAGCGCCACCCGCCCCCCAGTCCCCGGGGGGTCGGGGAAGCCACTTACTTTCTCCCGGGAGATCTTCTTCTTGCCGCAGCCGTCGCAAGTCAAGGGAAACTTGGGGCAGACTTCGTGATGCGCCTGGAAGACAGCAGTCGGGGGCCAGGGCGGGCGTGAGGTCACCCGTGCCGTCTCGTGGCCTCGTTCTGGGGCAGCAGCTCTGAGACCCCCCAACAGGGTGGGTCCTGCAGGCGCTCAGAAGCACCGGGGGTCAGAGCCGCCCCTCATCTGGCAGCTCCGGGCCACCACGGGAAGGACAAGCCGGCGATGGCGACTCGGGGAGGACACTGCCTGCCAGTCATCCGGAACCCGGGCCATGGAGGGGGCCAGTGCCTCTCTGGCCCCGAGGAGCAAGGCCGGCAGGATGGGCCACGGCCCTGCGAAGGGCAGGAACGCCTCTGGGAGGCCCCCCACGGCCCCCCGATGCAGTCTGGCCCTCAGGAGGCCTCCCCACAGATGGCTCCAGACGAGGAGACTGAGGAACGCAGCAGGGGACCCGGGGACGCAATCGGCCAACCCTGCAGCCCCCGTTTCAACAAACAGAcggaaaagaaaagacagcccCAGAGCGCCGTTACAGATGAAAAGACCTTGCAGACACGTCATCGAGAGGCAGTGTGGGGACAGATGCCACAGACGTCACTGAACGTGGGCACCGAGGGAGGCAGGGACGGCAGGGAGTCGCCAGTAAGACTCAGAAAGGACAGCAACACACACGGCTTGCCCGAGACTCAAgaattttgagagagaatgactCAAAGCCTGGGGACCCCGACGCGGCCCGGCGCGTGCGGACACGGACACCGgcgagggagggggcggggcctcgcACTGCCGCTGTGTGTGCGCAACCTGCTGCGCTCCAACAGCTTGGAAAACGCGGTCGCCCCCAACCCAGGTCCCCACCCAGAACCTTCTGCCTCCTGGCTGGGAGGGAAGGGCCGGGGGCACGCAGCCGAAGCACCAAACCGGCCACAGCGGCAGAGGGCGCGGCTCAGCGGCGCCGTGACGGCCCCACGGGGCCGGGCACCCTCACCTTCATGTCCGCCCAGCAGCAGGGGGCCCGGCAGTGCCGGCAGCTGAGGCTTCTCTCCGGGCACTCGTGCTCCGAGTGACGCTCCTTCTCCCCAAGGCGAACCAGGCCTTTGCACGCCGGGCACTCGGTCAGCATGAACGGGCAGTGTCCTTCATGGGAGCTCTGGCAACAGAGGCAGCAAAACGTCAGCGGGGCACACAGGGGACCCTGTAGGCCACCATCTCCGGGCCCCACGTGCGTGCGGAGATGGCCACCCTGCTGAGGGCCACTGGGACCTGGGCCGACCCCACGGGTGCCAGATGAGGAGTGCCGCTCCGCGCGCCCCGCCTCATCCACTGCAGAACCCGTGCTCCAGGTCAGCCGCGAGGAGGACGCAAGTCCGGCTGCTGGCACCCCGGCCACGTGATACCCCACGTTCTTCCCTACGGATGCTCCGGAGTGATACCCGGGGACAAGAGGACCACTGTCCAGACAGCGAGAGGGGCCACTGAGGGCAGAGACAGCGTGGGGTagagggagcaggagcagagggagggcagggcgCTCCATGGGGCGGCGGAGCCCGGGCCCCGGGCGGAGGGCCTAGAGCAGGGCGGGTTCTAAGTGGACAGAAGGCCAGTGGGTGACGAGAGTCGGTGTGCTGGGAGGACAGGCCA
Above is a window of Meles meles chromosome 11, mMelMel3.1 paternal haplotype, whole genome shotgun sequence DNA encoding:
- the TRAF2 gene encoding TNF receptor-associated factor 2 isoform X3, which encodes MAAASATPPGSLDLSQPGFSKTLLGTKPEDKYLCSACRNVLRRPFQAQCGHRYCCSCLSSILSSGPQNCAACVHEGIYEEGVSILESGSAFPDNAARREVESLPAVCPSDGCTWKGTLKEYESSHEGHCPFMLTECPACKGLVRLGEKERHSEHECPERSLSCRHCRAPCCWADMKAHHEVCPKFPLTCDGCGKKKISREKFQDHVRACGKCRVPCRFHVVGCPELVESEKQQQHEAHWLREHLAMLLGGLLEAKPLSGAGGHFLSQSEVGGWEASTLYPEAGLPKAAELQQRCEALERKTATFENIVCVLNREVERVAMTAEACGRQHQLDQDRIEALSNKVQQLERSIGLKDLAMAELEQKVHEMEATTFDGVFVWKISDFARKRQEAVAGRTPAIFSPAFYTSRYGYKMCLRIYLNGDGTGRGTHLSLFFVVMKGPHDALLRWPFNQKVTLMLLDQNNREHVIDAFRPDVTSSSFQRPVSDMNIASGCPLFCPVSKMEAKNSYVRDDAIFIKAIVDLTGL